From a region of the Gossypium raimondii isolate GPD5lz chromosome 10, ASM2569854v1, whole genome shotgun sequence genome:
- the LOC105778688 gene encoding classical arabinogalactan protein 25, whose protein sequence is MASFCFLLLPIMIMYFIASSPLPSLASRLSSDTPTISASPVSVSDPPLSPFQPLSPDIAPLLPSPGGVVPTTGSSMPTIPSTPSPPNPDDFIAPGPTSAFPPFGPLPVSSSSPIFLLSSLHLTTFSVLVVPYCLLHLL, encoded by the coding sequence ATGGCCTCCTTTTGCTTTCTCTTACTACCCATCATGATCATGTATTTCATTGCTTCATCACCTTTGCCATCTTTAGCTTCTAGGCTGAGTTCAGATACACCAACGATATCAGCATCACCAGTATCAGTGTCGGATCCTCCATTGTCCCCTTTCCAACCATTATCACCTGATATTGCTCCTTTGTTGCCATCTCCTGGTGGAGTGGTGCCTACTACTGGCTCATCTATGCCAACAATCCCTTCCACCCCAAGTCCCCCTAACCCCGACGACTTCATCGCCCCCGGTCCAACCTCCGCGTTCCCACCGTTCGGACCATTGCCGGTTTCTTCTTCATCTCCAATATTTTTGCTTTCGTCTCTACACTTGACAACTTTTTCGGTTCTGGTAGTACCTTACTGCTTACTGCACCTACTGTAA